The Lysobacter enzymogenes DNA segment CAGCCCGCTCATCGGCGAAATTAAGTAGTAGCGTGTTGCCACTTCGAGCTGCTTGCGAAGGCGGCCGTTTAGTTTGCACCGCTCGGACCCCCATCGCGGCTGCATTGGCTAATACATTTCCGAACGCGTCAGTGGCGATGCGTTCCCAGTTCCATGACGCGTCTTTAACGCCGAACGCCTTTTCGACCCCTGTTTGTACAGCGCCTAACACTAGGCCGCGACCGAGAGATCGGGCTGTTTCTAATGCGATTGCTCTCCACTGAAAGCTACCGTTGCCTTGAGGTGCTTCGACAGATGCGGAGTCCTTAGCGGCGTTGCCGTTGCTTCCCCCACCGAACATGGCTTGTCCGATAAAAGCTGTGGCGATATTTGCGCCTAGTTGGCGGTTGCTCCAGCTGACGTCGTATCCCGCCCATTTGTTGAATTGATAGTTTGCCGCCGTGGTAGCGACGGTTTGCAGCGCCATCGAGGAAGCCGTGCCCAACCCGATATAACTGGCGTACTGCGAGATCCCTGTCGTCGCAGCAGCGGAGGCTGCCGACACCGCGATGCTCTTGTAGTCGACTCGGCCTGGCGCACCGTGCGAGCCGGGATCGTAAACTGAGCGAGCCAGGTCCGAGCTGTTGCCGCCGAAGGGGTTGAGGCCCAGGCGTAAGGCTCTTCCCCAGTCGTACTGGCCGTTGAACATCAGCTGGCTCATCTGTCCCACATAGTTGCCCGCCGCCGCGCCGGCGGCTCCGCCTGCGAAGTAGCTGACGACCGCGGTGACGATGACGGAGATGACCTTCGACATCGCGCCGCACTTCGCGCCCGGCGCCGGCGGAATGTACGGTAATCCGGGCATAGTCGACCCAATCGCTTCCCCCGGATCGTACGGCTTGAACGTATTCGCATCGTTGCGACTCACATCCACCCGGGGCGCATCGAGCTCGCGCCCGCCGCCGATTTCCTGGTCCGGTTCGCCCAGCCCGTTCGCTTCGGCCAGCACGTACCACAGCAGGTCGTTGCCGTAGATGCGCTGGGCCAGGGTGCGGAGGGTTTCGCCGGCCAGGGCCACGACCTTGGCGCCGCCGGCCTGGTACATGCCGACGCCGTTGAGGCTGACGATGCGGCTGCCTTCGGCGATCTGGGCCATCTGCTGGCCGCCGGCGTAGGCGTAGAGGTAGTTCGGCTTGACCGCGCCGTCCTGGACGAACTGGCCGTTCTTGATCGTGCCTTCGCGGCGCAGTTGCACCTGGCCGTCGCCGTTGTAGGCGTAGTAGCGCACGCGGTCGTCGATGCTGCCGGTGCTCAGGCGGGTGGTTTCCTGTTGGGAAATCAGGCGGCCGAGCGCGTCGTAGGTCAGGGTGTTGGTGGTGGGACGGTAGCTGGCGTTGCTGCTGGTGCCGCTGACGGTCTTTTGCTGGTAGCCCTCCCAGCCTTCGTAGGCGATGGCGTAGGTGTGGGTGTATTGCAGGGTGGTGGTCTTGAAGCCGGTGGCGCGGCCGAAGGCGTCGTAGGTGCTGTTGCCGTTGGCGTCGCGGTATTCGATGCGGTTGTTGAGGGTGTTGAGGACGCCGACGTCGGTGGACTGGCGGTTGTTCTCGTTGTTTTGCGAAGCGAGTTGGATCCAGTTCGGCGCGGCCTCGTTGCGGCCGATCTTGTCCTGGTAGAGCAGGCGGCCGGCGGCGTCGTAGCTGTAGTTCTCGGCGCTGCTCAGCCAGCCGCTGTAGTCGTAGGTTTCCCACTCTTCGTAGCTTTGGCCCGAACCGGTGGTGCGGGTCCAGGTGGAGCCGTTGGCGTAGTAGGAGCGGGTGGACGTCAGGCGGTTGGCGGCGTCGTAGGTGAAGCTGCGGGCGATGCCGCCGTAGCCGCTGTTCTGGGCGGCATTGTCGTGATACTCGGTGATGAGGTTGCCGCGCAGGTCGTAGCTGCTGTATCGAATATTGAGCGTGTTGCCACGGTAGAACGTACGTGCGGCGGCGTTGCCGGCCGCGTCGTAGTCGAGGCGGTAGGAGTCGCCGCCCTCGGCGGTCAGCACGATGGCGCCGTTGACCAGGCGGCCGTTGTTGATCGCGATGCGGTTTTCGGCGTCGTAAGTGAACCAGCTGTCGCGGTACTGCAGCGTAGCCGTCGCGGCGCCGGCCGACGCGGCGAGCGCGTCGCCGGCAGACGGCGCGGCGTCGCCTGCGGCTTCGCCCGGTCCCATATCGAAACTCAGCGGCTGGTCCGGTGCGGCATTCGCCACGCCGCCGCCCTTGCGGTAGACCACGTACAACCCGAAGCTCATGTCCACGGACGCGCCGAGGCTGTCGGTGGCGCGTACCGTGATCGTGTAGCTGCGGGTCTGCGCGGGCGGCGACAGGTCGAAGCGGTGATGGCTGTTCGGTCCGGTCGACGGGTGATAGACCACCCACGATGGCGAGCCGACCAGTTGATAGGTCATCGGGTTTCCGTCGGGGTCGACGAATGCGTTCGCCGGCCAGTACACCATTTCGAAACCGACGGACGCTTCGGAAATCTCCATGGACCAGTTGGTCGGCGTGTAGTTGCGCACCGGCGCGTTGTTCGGCGGCGGTGTCGCGTTCACGGCGATGACGAAGCTGGTGTAGCCCTTGGCGCCGCGCGCGTCGATGCCGACGATGACGACTTCGTAGTTGCCCGCGACGGTGGGCGTGCCGCTGATGATGCCGCCGCTGGAGATGCTCAGGCCGGGCGGCAGGCCGCCGGCGTCGTAGGTGACCGTATCGCCGTTGGGGTCGGTGAACAGGGGGATCTGGTAGGCGAAATAGGCGCCCACGCCTGCACTCTGGTTCGGAATCCAGGTCGGCGCCGGCGGGTCGTTGACGACGACGTTGAAGCCGAGCGAAAGGCTCTTGCTGGCGCCGAACGGATCGGTGGCGGTATAGACGGTCGGCACGTTGCCGGCCGCGGTCGCTACGCCGCTGATGGTGCGCGTCTGCGCATCGAAGCTCAGCCCCGCGGGCAGTGCGCTGAGTCGGTATGCGATCGCATCGCCGTCGGCATCGACGAAAGCGGGCAGCTGGTAGCTGTACCACAGGCCGACGGTGACGCGCGGGATGGAGAAGCTGCCGGGAGCGTCCGGCGCGCGGTTGCCGCCACGCACGGTCAAGGTCAGCGTGGTGGTCTTGCTGCCGCCGAAGCCGTCGTTGGCGGTGAAGGTGATGGTGTAGACCGTGCCCGCGGGGACGTTAGACGGCACCCGCCCGATCAGGCGCAACTCCGGGCGGTTGGGATTGGCGATGCGCTGGAACGACATCCATGCGGGCAAGCCGCTGGCGGCGACTTCGAGATAGTCGCCGTCCGCATCGGCGAACACGCTCGGCAACGGATTCGACCAGACGAAATCCTGGTTGATCACGATGGCCTGCGCCGGCAGCGGCGACGGGCCGGTCGGGGCGGTGTTGGCGCCGACGCTCAGGTGCAGGGTCTTGACCGTTGATTGGCCGGCGCGGTCGGTCGCGCGCAGGAACAGCGCGAAGGTCTGGCCCGGCGCGGGGGCGACCGCGCGCAGGCGCATCGTGGCCGCGTCGAACTGTACCCAGGCGGGCAGCGAAGCGGCGTTGTCCACGCTCAGGCGCAGTTCGTCGCCGATGTCGGTGTCGTTGAAGTAATCGATGGCCGCCAGCGGCAGGGTCCAGTCGCCGGCGCTCTTCAGCCGCAGCGGCGTCGGCGCGGCGTCGAGCAATTGCGGCGGGCGGTTGCTGCGCACGTACAGCACGAACGTCGTCGCCGCCGCGTTGGCGGGGTTGCCGGTTTCCGAGGCGATCAGGCGGATCGTCAGGTCCTGGTCGGGCACGCCGGCGCCGGGGTTGGCGACGAACACGATGCGGCCGCTGGTGCCGTCCCGAGTGGCGGTCAGCCAGGCGGGCAGTGCGCTGCCGTCGGCGAGGGCGATCTGCAGGGTCAGTGGGTCTTGCTCGGGGTCGCGGAAGACTTCGCTGAAGACGATCGAGAATTCGCTGGATAGGCCCTTGGGCACCGAGCGCGGCGGCGGCGCCTGCACGGCGACGGGCGCGTTGTTGCCGGCCGGCACGCCGGTGGCGTCGCTGCCGTAGCTGGCGCCGGCGCTGACCCGGCGGCGGTTGCCGGCGGCGTCGTAGCTGTAGCGCAGGTCGAGGACGCGCTTGGAGGCGCCGCTGGAGAGATCGTCCTGGACCACGCGCTGCACCCGGTTGTTGCTGTCGTACCAGGTGCGGGTGATGGTGCGCGTCCACGTGGTCATGTTGCCGTCGCGTGTGAATACCTCTTCAAGCGTGCGGTTGCCGGCGGCGTCGTACTCGTAGCGGTAGGTCGGATCCGCGCCGTTCTCGTAGATCGCCTTGATCCGGCCGTTGGGATAGTAGGTGTACCGGCGCACCGCGTCGCCGACCGGGCCGCCGCGCTGGGAGTCGGTCGACAACTGCCCGGTCACCGCGTCGTACGCGTAATCGAAATCGCGCCCGCTCAGGTTGTTGTGATCGATCAACCGACCGAACACGTCGTAGTCCCAGGTCAGCTCGTCCAGGCGCACGGTTTCGCCGTCGCGGTCCTGCACGGTGGGGCCGTTGAAGCTGTTGTAGTTCTCCCAGGTCTTGCGGCCCAGCATGTCGTAGCCGTACCAGGTGATCTGGCCGGTGGCGGTCTGGATGCGGGAGACCAGTCCGGCGCTCGAATAGTCGTAGTCGGTGCGCTGGCCGAGCGCGTCGGTTACGGACAGGCGGTCGCCGTTCTGGTTCAGGCCGTAGCCTTGCAGGCGCACGCGGGTGCGGGTGTAAGGGCCGTTGAGGAAATCGCCGGTTTCGACGATGCGGCCGCGCTTGTCGTAGTCCTGGTAGGTCAGGCGTCCGACCGGGCTCTGCACGAGGCGTTGCTGGCCGAGCGCGTCGTAGGCGTAGAGGGTGGCCTGGCCGAATGCGTCGAAGGAACGCACGAGTTGGCCGGCGGCGTCGTACTCGTTGAGGCGGGTGTTGCCGTTGGCGTCGCGGGTGCCGATCAGGCGGCCGAGGGCGTCGTAGAACCATTCGTTGACCGGCCGGATCCAGGTGCTGGCGCCGGTTTCGGACACCGCTTCGACCAGCGGCCGCTCGTCGCGGACGACCTGGTCGAGTTCGTTGTAGCGGTAGTTGGTGCGGTAACCGCGCGTATCCACGGTCTCCAGCACGTTGCCCCAGCGGTCGCGGCGCTGCTGGACCAGGCTGGTCGCGGCGAGATCGGCGGTGTGCGCGGGCATGCGGGTGGCGACGACGCGGCCGAGCCGGTCGACGCTGTTCCAGGTGACCGCGTCGACGCGCTGGCCGTCGCTGGTGGCGACGAGGCGGTGCTCGCGCACCTGGTGGCCGGCGAGGTTGTAGCCGAAGCTGCGCACGCCGCCGGTTTCGTTGGAGTCGATCAGGCGGCCGGCGTTGTCGTAGGTGTTGACCAGGGTGCCCTGCAGGCCGACGTGGACGCGGCGCAGGATTTCGCCGAACGCGTTGTAGGCGGTCCACTGGTTGAGATCGACGACCGGGGAGGCGGCGCCGGCGAGCTGGCGCTGCTGGCTGGCATGCAGCAGCTGCCCGGTCTTGTCGTATTCGTTTCAGACGTGGACGACGGCATCGAAGCCGGGCTGGCTGCCGCTGAGCTTGTACCAGCGGTGGACGAGGTTGTCGGCGGCGTCGTATTCGCTGTAGACGGTGTCGCCGTTGCCGGCGATGGTGGCGATGGCGCGGCCTTGGTAGTCGTAGCGGATCAGGTCGATGCGGTCGCCGGCGTTGAGCGCCACGCCGGAGTCGCGCTTGCCGAGCGCGTAGCGGTAGGTGCGGATGAGGTTGCCGAAGCCGTCGTAGAGCATTTCGGTGTACGGCGCGGCGGTTTCGTGCATCCACGAGGTGGCGAGGTCGTGGTTGACGTTGCCGGCGAGGACGCCGGCGGTGGTGTCGTTGACCACGCGCCGGGCCGGCTCGGTGACGTTGACGACCCGGCCGAGCGCGTCGTAGACGGTGGTGGTGGTGCCGGCGTCGTTGTCGAGGCGGACGAGGCGGTCTTCGCCGTCGTAGCCGAAGCTGGAGACGACCTCGCGCAGGCCGCCGCTGCCGTCGCTGCGCTGGAAGTGGCGGGTGGCGGCCTCGCGGGTCTTGCGGCCGAGGGCGTCGTAGCCCCAGCGCAGCACGCGGTCGTAGCCGCTGAGCGCATCGCCGGCCGGCGGTAGCGCCGGCGGCGCGGTCGCGCTGAGGTCGGCGGTGGCGACCGGCTTGGCGTAGTCGATCGATTCGACCAGTTCGCCGGTGGCGTTGTAGCTGCGGCGGGTGAGGTAGCCCTCGGCGTCGACCGTCATGGCGACGCGGCCGAGCGCGTCGTAATAGGTGTAGGTATGGGCCCAGACCGCGCCGGGCTGGCCGGCGACGCCTTCGAGCAGGGTCGATTCGCGCACCTTCTGGCCGTAGCCGTCGTAGTCGCTGCGCACGGTCGGGCTGCCGGTGGCGAGCGCGCCGGCGGCGGTGTAGTAGCTCACCGCGCTCTGTTCGACCTGCACCACCAGGCCGCGTTGGTCGTAGCGGGTGAGCAGGCGGCGGTCGGCGGCGCCGGCGACCGCGGCGGTCTGGGCCTGCGCCAGGCTCAGCGGCTGGCCGGCGCTCCAGCCGGCGAGCGCGGCGGTGTCGATGCGCTGGGCGTGGCGGCGCAACGACGTGCGCTGGCCGAAGCCGTCGTAGCCGTAGGCGGTGGCATAGCCTTCGGGATCGATTTCGTAGGCGACCCGGCCCTGGGCGTCGTAGACGGTGTAGCGGTAATTGCCGCGCGTGTCCTTCTGCACCGTGGCGCGGTTGAACGCGTCGTAGGCGATGTCCAGGGTCGGCTGGGTGCCGGTGGCGACCAGCACGCCGCTGGCGTTGATCCGGCCGGCGTCGGGGCAGGTGGTGCGGATGCGGTTGCCGCGGTTGTCGTAGTCGTAGCGGACGGTGCGCGCCTGGTCGGTGTCGGCGTTCTCGGTGCGGGCGAGGACGTTGCCGAGGGCGTCGTAGACGGTGCGCACGACGAGGCGGCGGTCGGTTTCGCTGAAGACGCCGGCGGCGTCGAAGCCGGCGACGTGCACGCTCGGGCTGCGCTCGGCGACGCGGCGCCCGGCGAGGTCGTAGTCGTAGTTCCAGGTGTGGCCGTTGGCGTTGGTGTAGCTGCGCAGCTGGCCGAGGTGGTCGTAGCCGTAGCGGCGGACCTGGCCGAGGGCGTCGGTGACGCTGAGCGGCCGGCCGCCGGCGTCGTAGGTGGTGACGGTCTTGCGCAGTTGGGCGATGCCGGCGACGGCGGCGGCGAGCGCGGATTCGCTCA contains these protein-coding regions:
- a CDS encoding putative Ig domain-containing protein, translating into MRSFGYNLAGHQVREHRLVATSDGQRVDAVTWNSVDRLGRVVATRMPAHTADLAATSLVQQRRDRWGNVLETVDTRGYRTNYRYNELDQVVRDERPLVEAVSETGASTWIRPVNEWFYDALGRLIGTRDANGNTRLNEYDAAGQLVRSFDAFGQATLYAYDALGQQRLVQSPVGRLTYQDYDKRGRIVETGDFLNGPYTRTRVRLQGYGLNQNGDRLSVTDALGQRTDYDYSSAGLVSRIQTATGQITWYGYDMLGRKTWENYNSFNGPTVQDRDGETVRLDELTWDYDVFGRLIDHNNLSGRDFDYAYDAVTGQLSTDSQRGGPVGDAVRRYTYYPNGRIKAIYENGADPTYRYEYDAAGNRTLEEVFTRDGNMTTWTRTITRTWYDSNNRVQRVVQDDLSSGASKRVLDLRYSYDAAGNRRRVSAGASYGSDATGVPAGNNAPVAVQAPPPRSVPKGLSSEFSIVFSEVFRDPEQDPLTLQIALADGSALPAWLTATRDGTSGRIVFVANPGAGVPDQDLTIRLIASETGNPANAAATTFVLYVRSNRPPQLLDAAPTPLRLKSAGDWTLPLAAIDYFNDTDIGDELRLSVDNAASLPAWVQFDAATMRLRAVAPAPGQTFALFLRATDRAGQSTVKTLHLSVGANTAPTGPSPLPAQAIVINQDFVWSNPLPSVFADADGDYLEVAASGLPAWMSFQRIANPNRPELRLIGRVPSNVPAGTVYTITFTANDGFGGSKTTTLTLTVRGGNRAPDAPGSFSIPRVTVGLWYSYQLPAFVDADGDAIAYRLSALPAGLSFDAQTRTISGVATAAGNVPTVYTATDPFGASKSLSLGFNVVVNDPPAPTWIPNQSAGVGAYFAYQIPLFTDPNGDTVTYDAGGLPPGLSISSGGIISGTPTVAGNYEVVIVGIDARGAKGYTSFVIAVNATPPPNNAPVRNYTPTNWSMEISEASVGFEMVYWPANAFVDPDGNPMTYQLVGSPSWVVYHPSTGPNSHHRFDLSPPAQTRSYTITVRATDSLGASVDMSFGLYVVYRKGGGVANAAPDQPLSFDMGPGEAAGDAAPSAGDALAASAGAATATLQYRDSWFTYDAENRIAINNGRLVNGAIVLTAEGGDSYRLDYDAAGNAAARTFYRGNTLNIRYSSYDLRGNLITEYHDNAAQNSGYGGIARSFTYDAANRLTSTRSYYANGSTWTRTTGSGQSYEEWETYDYSGWLSSAENYSYDAAGRLLYQDKIGRNEAAPNWIQLASQNNENNRQSTDVGVLNTLNNRIEYRDANGNSTYDAFGRATGFKTTTLQYTHTYAIAYEGWEGYQQKTVSGTSSNASYRPTTNTLTYDALGRLISQQETTRLSTGSIDDRVRYYAYNGDGQVQLRREGTIKNGQFVQDGAVKPNYLYAYAGGQQMAQIAEGSRIVSLNGVGMYQAGGAKVVALAGETLRTLAQRIYGNDLLWYVLAEANGLGEPDQEIGGGRELDAPRVDVSRNDANTFKPYDPGEAIGSTMPGLPYIPPAPGAKCGAMSKVISVIVTAVVSYFAGGAAGAAAGNYVGQMSQLMFNGQYDWGRALRLGLNPFGGNSSDLARSVYDPGSHGAPGRVDYKSIAVSAASAAATTGISQYASYIGLGTASSMALQTVATTAANYQFNKWAGYDVSWSNRQLGANIATAFIGQAMFGGGSNGNAAKDSASVEAPQGNGSFQWRAIALETARSLGRGLVLGAVQTGVEKAFGVKDASWNWERIATDAFGNVLANAAAMGVRAVQTKRPPSQAARSGNTLLLNFADERAAQEGADSTSNAKLYPQGYERDPREIRIARDPDQVLGRSERIARLNALFDDPLPANVSDSELLQLEHNYGRELAGKMELNATAMPTVTVVGTKPPSAPGYGYDLMYLLGMLGMGYRRTGTMSAAERIDAVVPRISQEQVDHYRKTGSTRLPGMYPVDPMIEARRELSRRALLAGGNNPLAGMQGALTSMLGGDAQAIQESIIANDTFTAPIMDAAPGLSTPGRVVRTPIKSLPFAQTKGLVNNHAADDLGELFLRSGKSYGDIRGAASEPLSKPPGGWPKSERPLNVDDIWDLADRIGLLDDRELTLDLDKVEFKIIEDRFMPKNSDGTPLAAYYYYAPQASTPEGKPLGGTNLETGMVKYSDLTGPNGKIPIRISESVAQSEMHTLHTVAHELYELSRLIDYFKNNGWAANAGALRKRIGENQGANFHTRAHDFGDIWVDKYKEANRMSKSQP